Within the Cervus canadensis isolate Bull #8, Minnesota chromosome 17, ASM1932006v1, whole genome shotgun sequence genome, the region ACTTAAGAATGTAAAACACCCTGATcataaagaaaacaattataaaaaatatgtatcagGCAGGTAATTTAAGAAACACATGCATCTAGGAGAGTGCCTGGCTAGGAATACtcaaacattaaataaatgacCAAACATATGCTAGATCATGTACAAACCTTGCAGGTCTTCTGTTTCAGGTATTGCTTTGTCCACAGATGTACTGTCCACTTGGGAAGACGCTACAGATTCTGATAAAAGTGACTGATTTGACACAGggctagaaaaacaaaaatatttagattttaaaagatgatctCTATTCATGGCTAGAAATTAAGTGATTAATAAGTAAGAGTTCAACATTATTTCAGCAGATCATTAAGACAGGAAttaatcagaaattaaaaaaaaaataacttctacATAACTACAGAATTTTGAAATTTGAGACCAATTTGGaccagaaattttttaattttgaaataaagccATAGAATGTGTCCACTGTGTATGAATTCACTAAACCACTGTGTATGAATTCACTAAATGAACACTAGTATGATAAAGACATGCTTCAGGAACCCTAACACAAAGTTGTATATGATGTACTGATGGACACAGGAGAACCAGAAAAAGGAACTTCAGAGCAGAAACTTAGTATATGTTTCCTAACAGCAGGGtaagaatgaaacaaatatatCTGTGTTTCCAGCTTCTAAAAgacttcagttaaaaagaaaatacactacAATACAAATAGATATCAGGACATTATAATATTAAACAGAGAACAGGATCACATGATATTAAACAGAGAACCTGTGACAAACCCGTTTTTTAATACAAAGCACTAGTGTTAGCATCAAAGGCCTATGACTAGAAGAACTTAACATGCTTCAAAAGGACTTCAGGGGTTGGTCAGAATAcattatgaagaaaaagaaaaaaagctgtctGAAAAACAAcatcttttcattaaattttaagaCAACTCCCTACTCTCACCGTAATGTAATaccaataaaaagatttttttgactAGTCAGTGATAATAATGAGACAGATATGATTTTCTGCTAGTTAATCCTAAAGTGACTTTAAATCGTTTTCCTTAAATAACAGAACTGACCAGATACAGAAAAAATGCCTTACTTTTCAACAGCTCTCTGGTCACAGTTCAGAGGCGGCCTCTTACCTTGGCTGCATAGATGAAGCTGTTGAGTCTAGCGCTGACTGAGCCTCTGGGACACTACCGTCTGTGCACTGGACTGGTAAGGACTCAGACAGACTTGTGACAGAAGGCGCTGCAACAGGACCACATCGCACATTAGTGACTCTGTGCCCTGGACGGGCTGGCACCTTATCTAAAAAAACCAAGACCAGTTTCCCACGAAATACAGTATATGGGTTTTGTTTTACTATGTAATATGCTGGTTCATTACTTTAGCTAAAAGTTTTCAATAATTTTCCTATGAAAAGGATGCTAATTTTACCACATACAAAATATACATAGTCAAGACCTAAACGACTGTTTTTTAGGATTATCGCCCAAACTCTTTAATTCATAAATGTCTTCCAAATAATATATAGTGCACAATgagatctttaaaataaaaaagaattcagtagTAAGGCAAATGtaaattcagaattaaaatcTGCACTCAGGTTATATTATTTTACCTGTTCTTCATAAGGCAAAAATGTAGATAATGATTTTACAAAACAATATAGTAACTTATATTCACTTGATTCTAGCctcaagaatatttaaagaagtcTGGCTTGAACAGGAAGCAATGATGAAAGACTCCACAAGCAATTTTAAATGAACTAAGTAACAGCCTGCACTTATCATTAACCACAGAAACCTACACATTCAGGCATTAACATATATGAGAACTATCCTAGATGAGTAAAGTTCATGTTCAAAATCCCTTTTTACACAATCACTGAAGCAAAAGCCACTTCAATTCCAGGAGAATCCTCtgacataaaaatgaataaagaactcAAGTGAACTGGGGATGAACAAACACCCTTTTCTCTGAGTCAAACTGCCCCACCTCTCCTTCCTATGCAGaatggaggaaggctttctctgaAGTCATCTGTGGCTATCTATGTGGAACTCTCTCCTCCTACAATTATGTTGGCCTAAGAAGTCATCCTAGAGAAAAGAACCAAGGTCCTCACACAGCCCCCACTCCTTCAGAGCTTATTTTCCAAGACAACTCTACACACTTGGAGTGTGCATCTATTTTATTAATTAGTAAGATAACAGTTCTCGAGCACAGCACGTAAGTCTGAGATGGATCTACAGTAGTTCTTTTCAATGAGTGGAGATACTCCTCTTTCTCTTACCTTACCAATGATCATTACAATGTGTAATGAGACATTTTCCTGACGTAAATGTAATAATGCAAGTACAGTGTGAAAGCAGAAAGAGGTGCCAGGTATCCTGTGCTATTCAGGTGTATCTCAGTTATGAACAGCGCTGTGTTTTACTTACCAGGTAAGAACTACTTACCAGGTGGACTTATTCTACCATTACTACTATTCTGTCTTTGAAGATGTTCTTTATAGCACACTGAACACATGCCATTCGTACGAGGGTTTCCATAAAATCCGCAGCCAGTGGAACAAAGCATAGGCACTTGGCTGTGATTAGTTTCTTGAGCCATGTTCCTctgttgcacacctgaaatttACACAGAATGAGCAGAGAACTCTGATACATACTACAATCATACATTATCCAAATCTGCTTTATGTAATAAAGGAAAATGCACATATACTCCTCCCTAAACCACTCTACAGCTGTCTGAagtagagagagggaaaaaaaaaatatcgaAAGGATACAAAAACTGAACTTTTATCTCCGACCCTCACTGTACAAAAGGATTGTACTGGCTCCAACAATGTTATGAACTAGAGAAAGGTATCTGATCTAAAGACTCCATACCATCAGAATGGTAAGAAAAATCCTTTAAGTTTAGTTCAGCTCAGACACCTAGGAATGAGAAATAGAGTTTGCTCTTTGTTGTATTAGTAAGGCCTAATCACTTAACTTTTGCTTAAAAAGTTCATGTTTTAACTTGCATAatgttttctgtttaaaaagcatttaacataGTATCaatgctggtgaagatgtggagaaatacAACACTGGTAAAATGAGAAATTGAGTCAGTCATTTTAGAAAGCTACACTGACAATTCATCTTAAGAGCCTTGTGAAAGATTGCCCTTTTGAACCCATCATCTCCTTCAACAGAATAACTTGGgtagaatcagaaaaaaattataaatacatatgtatatatacacacatatacacaaggcATGGATGTCACAGCTTATTTATAATGCTGACAAACCTATTAATCACCAATaattataagaaagaataaaTCTAAGGATGGGAAagctaacagatttttttttctgatgtgtatcttctctgtacttttaaaatccttttaaatGAAGTACTACTATATAATTGggccaaaatatttaaagtacttaaaatttaaaaactaacaatCAGAAGAACTGTTGGGAACCAGAGGCAATAATCAATTACGGCAGACAGAAGAACCCTGTGTGCTGTTTCTCCCACATGGCACGTGGCTCTCTGGCATGAATGACGAGACAGATGGTAATAACAGGCtctatcttattaaaaaaaaagcctcccaAATGAAATGAAGGTTACTCCAAAATGGGTGCAGGTGTCTTTACAGAGGAGTCTATGTTCAGACATCATAAATATAAGACTAACAATGAAGGACAGTGTTTTGCCACTGAAGTTTTCTCGAATTGATAAACAATGAAAGAAA harbors:
- the ZFAND6 gene encoding AN1-type zinc finger protein 6, with protein sequence MAQETNHSQVPMLCSTGCGFYGNPRTNGMCSVCYKEHLQRQNSSNGRISPPAPSVTSLSESLPVQCTDGSVPEAQSALDSTASSMQPSPVSNQSLLSESVASSQVDSTSVDKAIPETEDLQASVSETAQQASEEQSKSLEKPKQKKNRCFMCRKKVGLTGFECRCGNVYCGVHRYSDVHNCSYNYKADAAEKIRKENPVVVGEKIQKI